A region of the Terriglobales bacterium genome:
CTGCGTACCCTGGAGAATCCGCACGGCACCGCCATCGACGGGCGGCAACTGGCCGACGAGATCCATCCCTCCCTGGTCTTCTTCCAGGACAACTACGGCGCTCCCATCGAGCGCATCCTGCTCGCGGGAACTCCGTTGCTGGACCAGGTCGCGCGCGCGCTCGAAAGCCAGTCCGGCATCGCGGTGGAGCCGCTGGTGACCTCCCGGTACCTGGGGACCAGTCTCTCCGGCGAGCGCGAGTCGAAGAGCGTCCTGGCGGGCGTGCTCGGGGCCCTGGTGGGATGAGCATGCGCCTCGAGATCAATCTCGCCACCCGGCCCTACGAAGATGTCGGCCGCTTCTGGCTGCAGTGGGGAGTCCGGCTCGCAGTCGTAGGCGTGCTGACCCTGGTCCTGCTGCTGTTCACGGCTTCGGCGTGGAGGCAGGGGCGCGCTGTGAACCGCCGCATCGACCAGGCGCGCCAGCAGATCGTGTCGCTGGAAAAGGAGAAGGAGCAGGCCGAAGCCATCCTCAACCAATCCGGCAACCGCGAGACCCGGGACCGCTCCGCCTTTCTGAACACTCTCATCGCACGCAAGGCGTTTTCCTGGACCCAGGTCTTCGCCGACCTGGAAACCATCATGCCGCCGCGGCTGCACGTGGT
Encoded here:
- a CDS encoding PilN domain-containing protein, with product MRLEINLATRPYEDVGRFWLQWGVRLAVVGVLTLVLLLFTASAWRQGRAVNRRIDQARQQIVSLEKEKEQAEAILNQSGNRETRDRSAFLNTLIARKAFSWTQVFADLETIMPPRLHVVSIAPDLTEDNRLQVHLRVAGESRDSALELVRRMESSPHFRTPEIEAETAQAPPQTGVEFEIVARYTPTAQKGRP